CTCCTGCCGCTCGAAGCGCGCGGCGAGCTCGGCCGCCAGCCCGGACGCCATGGTGGCCGGCGGCGTCGTCAGGATACCGAGCTGGTGGGCGACGATGCGCATGCCGCGCCGGCGGTAGTACTCGAGGCCCTTGCGGCCGACCAGCACGAAGGCCAGCTCCTGGCCGGCACGCTGGCGGAGGAAGCCGGCCACGTGCCGGAACAGGTTCGCGTTGTAGCCGCCACAGAGGCCGCGATCGCTGCTCACCACCAGCAGGTCAATGCGACGCTCCTCGCGGCGCGCGAGGAGCGGATGCGTCTCGGGCTCGATGCCGGCCGCCACCGCCGCGAACATGTCGGCGAGCTTGGCGGCATAGGGGCGCGCGCGCTCCGCCGCCTCCTGCGCGCGGCGCAGCTTCGCGGCCGCGACCATCTTCATCGCCTTGGTGATCTGCTGGGTGGAGCGGACGGTCGCGATCCGTTTGCGCAGCGCCTTGAGGCTCGGCATCTATCCGGACCGTCCTAGGCTTTGAAGAGGCGCGCGAAATCCGCGAGCGCCGCGTCGAGCTTCGCCTTCACGTCGTCGGTGAGCTCGCGCTTTTCCGCCAGGAGCTTCAATGCCGCCGGGTGCTTCGCCTCGAGAAACGCGTAGAGCTCCGGCTCGTAGCGCCGGATGGCCGGCACGGGAAGGGCATCGAGGTGGCCGTTGGTGGCGGCGTAGATGATCGCGATCTGCTTCTCGACCGGCAGCGGCGTGAACTGTCCCTGCTTCATCACCTCGACGAGCCGCTCGCCCCGGTCGAGCTGCCGGCGCGTCGCCGCGTCGAGGTCGGAGCCGAACTGGGCGAAGGCGGCCATCTCGCGGTACTGCGCGAGCTCGAGGCGGAGCGGGCCCGCCACCTTCTTCATCGCCTTCACCTGGGCGGCGCCGCCCACGCGCGACACCGAGATGCCCACGTTCACCGCCGGCCGCACGCCCGAGTAGAAGAGGTCCGACTCGAGAAAGATCTGGCCGTCGGTGATCGAGATCACGTTGGTCGGGATGTACGCCGACACGTCGCCGGCCTGGGTCTCGATCACCGGGAGCGCCGTGAGCGACCCGCCGCCGCGCGTGTCGTTCATCTTGGCGGCGCGCTCGAGCAGGCGGGAGTGGAGGTAGAAGACGTCGCCCGGGTACGCCTCGCGGCCGGGCGGGCGCCGCAGCAGCAGCGAGAGCTGGCGGTAGGCGGCCGCGTGCTTCGAGAGGTCGTCGTAGATCACCAGGGCGTGGCGACCGCTGTCGCGGAAGTACTCACCCATGCTGCACCCGCTGTAGGGCGCGATGAACTGCATCGGGGCGGGGTCCGAGGCCGAGGCGAGGACCACCGTCGTGTAGTCCATGGCCCCGAAGCGCGCCAGCTTGTCGACCACCTGGGCGACGGTCGAGCGCTTCTGGCCGATCGCGACGTAGAAGCACTGCACGTCGCCCCCGCGCTGGTTGATGATCGTGTCGAGCGCGAGGGCGGTCTTTCCGGTCTGGCGATCGCCGATGATGAGCTCGCGCTGGCCGCGCCCGATCGGGATCATCGCGTCGATGGCCTTGAGGCCCGTCTGCAGCGGCTCCCTGACCGGCTGGCGGACGACGATGCCCGGGGCCTTCAGCTCGATGCGCCGGCTGGCCGCCGCCTTGACGGGCCCCTTGCCGTCGACCGGGTGCCCGAGCGCGTTGACCACCCGCCCGAGGAGACCCTCGCCGGCCGGCACCTCCGCAATGCGGCCGGTGCGCTTGACCTCGTCGCCCTCCTTGATGGCCTGCTGCTCGCCCATGATGGCGGTGCCGACGTTGTCTTCCTCGAGGTTCAACACGATGCCGTAGATGCCGTGCGGGAACTCGATCAGCTCGCCCGCCGCGACCCGCTCGAGCCCGTAGATGCGGGCGATGCCGTCGCCCGCAGAGAGCACGAAGCCGGTCTCCCGCACCTCGAGCTGCTTCTCGTACTCCTTGATCTGGTCGCGGATGACGTCGCTGATTTCCGCCGCGCGGATCTGCATCGATCTGTTCCCCCCCGGGCCGCTAGGCGCGACCCTCGGCCATCTGCTTGCTCAGGCGGACGAGCTGCGCCCTGAGGCTCCCGTCATACACCGTGCCGTCGATGTCGAGCACCACGCCCCCGAGGAGCTCTGCATCCACCTCCGTCGTGGCCAGCACCTCGCGCCGCCCGGTCAGCCGCCGGGCGAGCTCGACGAGGTCGTTCTTCTCGGCCCCGCTGAGGGGCGTCGCCGACCGGATCAGCGCGCGCGCGCGGCCGAGCGCGTCGTCGACCAGCTGCTCGAAGACGGAGGCGACGTCGGGCAGGACGTCCAGACGATCGCGCTCCGCCAGCAGGCAGAGCAGGTTGCCGACGGCCGGCGTGAGGCCGAGTGCGGCCGCCGCCTGACGCGCGATGCGGAGCCGCGCGCTCGCATCGACCGCCGGGCTTCGCAGGACGAGCTTCAGGCGCGGCTCCTCGAGCACGGCGGCCACGCGCCCGAGCTCCTCCGCCGTCGGGATGAGCGCGTCGCGCGTCAGCGAGAACAGCGCACGGGCGTACCGCTTGGCGAGCCGACGGCCGCCCACTACGCGGCCCTCGCCGACGCGATGAAATCGCGCAGCAGGCGCTGCTGGTCCCCCGGCTTGAGCGCCTGGCGGAGCAGGGCGGACGCCTGGCGGACGGCGTCTTCGATGAGCTCGTCGCGGAGCGCGTTACGTGCCGCGGCGAACTCCTGCTCCGCGAGCAGGCGGGCATCGGCCCGGATGCGGTCGGCGGCCTGGCGGCCGCGTTCGATCAGCTGCTCTCGCTCGCGCTCCGCCGCCGCCAGGAGGTCGGCGCGCAGGC
This Deltaproteobacteria bacterium DNA region includes the following protein-coding sequences:
- the atpH gene encoding ATP synthase F1 subunit delta — translated: MGGRRLAKRYARALFSLTRDALIPTAEELGRVAAVLEEPRLKLVLRSPAVDASARLRIARQAAAALGLTPAVGNLLCLLAERDRLDVLPDVASVFEQLVDDALGRARALIRSATPLSGAEKNDLVELARRLTGRREVLATTEVDAELLGGVVLDIDGTVYDGSLRAQLVRLSKQMAEGRA
- a CDS encoding ATP synthase F0 subunit B, which codes for MMLWATVNFLLFVALLVRFLRVPIRDYFRARSERLTEGLAAGARARERAEALRATIARDLADLPALRQRLRADLLAAAEREREQLIERGRQAADRIRADARLLAEQEFAAARNALRDELIEDAVRQASALLRQALKPGDQQRLLRDFIASARAA
- a CDS encoding F0F1 ATP synthase subunit alpha; protein product: MQIRAAEISDVIRDQIKEYEKQLEVRETGFVLSAGDGIARIYGLERVAAGELIEFPHGIYGIVLNLEEDNVGTAIMGEQQAIKEGDEVKRTGRIAEVPAGEGLLGRVVNALGHPVDGKGPVKAAASRRIELKAPGIVVRQPVREPLQTGLKAIDAMIPIGRGQRELIIGDRQTGKTALALDTIINQRGGDVQCFYVAIGQKRSTVAQVVDKLARFGAMDYTTVVLASASDPAPMQFIAPYSGCSMGEYFRDSGRHALVIYDDLSKHAAAYRQLSLLLRRPPGREAYPGDVFYLHSRLLERAAKMNDTRGGGSLTALPVIETQAGDVSAYIPTNVISITDGQIFLESDLFYSGVRPAVNVGISVSRVGGAAQVKAMKKVAGPLRLELAQYREMAAFAQFGSDLDAATRRQLDRGERLVEVMKQGQFTPLPVEKQIAIIYAATNGHLDALPVPAIRRYEPELYAFLEAKHPAALKLLAEKRELTDDVKAKLDAALADFARLFKA
- the atpG gene encoding ATP synthase F1 subunit gamma: MPSLKALRKRIATVRSTQQITKAMKMVAAAKLRRAQEAAERARPYAAKLADMFAAVAAGIEPETHPLLARREERRIDLLVVSSDRGLCGGYNANLFRHVAGFLRQRAGQELAFVLVGRKGLEYYRRRGMRIVAHQLGILTTPPATMASGLAAELAARFERQETDAVYLVYNRFRSAISQTPSVVPLLPVAAPAVDRPPADYIFEPPRPELLARLLPRYLEALVSQALLEAIASEHAARMTAMDNATTNAADMIDALTRSMNRARQATITKELMEVVGGAEALKG